Genomic segment of Panicum virgatum strain AP13 chromosome 2K, P.virgatum_v5, whole genome shotgun sequence:
TACTGCGACATGAAGGAGCAGGAGTCGGCGTACCAGAAGATGCAGATCATGTGCCTGGGCATGAAGCTGGAGCTGCTGGAGTCCCAGAACCAGCGGCTCGAAGCAGCCGCTGCGGACATCCGGGCGGCGGCCGAAGAGTTTGCGGCCATGAAAGGCAAGCTCGACATGCTGCAGAGCAAGTTCAAGAAGATCGCCAAGAGAAGCAAGCAGGATTCGGATGCTTTTTGTGAGCAAATCCTGGCTCTTGATACCAAGCAGTCCCAGATGGCCAGAAggtgcgaggagttcgagcagtgcATGGAGGAGATGAAGCAGCTGACGCTGCAGCTGCAGGAGCAAAAGGCAGCAGCAAACAATGAGGTAATAATTCACCAATGATCATCTTGTTCTCGCTTCATCTTTCCATGTCTGATTTGATCGCTGATGAATTCTGACTTATAAACGCTGGGATTAAACGATGATCGAATTAATTTACTTTGCAGAACGTGGAGGTGGTCGTGGAGAGAAGCTTGCGGAACCTGTCGAGCGGGCGGGACCTGGTGGACGGGCTGGAGGCGCTCCGGGACCGGTGGGCCGCCGGCATGGAGGAGATGATCTACTTGGGCTGGATCACGGCGTGGCTGCAGCACGACCTCATGCTcatcgacgacgacggcggcagcaccgcctacgacggcgacgaggacgccggtGCCGTAGTCGGTGGCGGCGCCTACGACCACGACGGCCGCAAGGGCGggcgcccgccgccggaggaggaggaggggaagaaaggggagacgatggtggccgcggcggcgccgagcaacGAGGTGGAGCTGTGCAAGGCCGGGTccgtgtcgtcgtcgtcgtcgtccgggtCGGCgggccgcccgcgccgcagcGTGGAGGTGGAGCCGCAGGCGTCGTCGTGCTTGGggttcgcggcggcgggcgggcgcagcggcggcggcggggacggtgGCGGGTGGAGCATCGGGCGGCCGAGGCTGCTCCGGAAGCTGCGCGGGTGGGCCGGGACGAAGGCCGGCGACAGGGGCAAGGCGCGGTGCAGGATCGCGGGCCCCAGTTGTCAGAAATGAAATAAATAATCACAGCAGTTGGTCTCTGTGTATACTACGTATTTAATTTGCTTGTGAAAATTCGAGAATGTTTAAAAAATCGGGAATGAAAAATGAAATGTGTTCTTCGAGAAGACGTGAGGAATACGGTTAGAATTGCATGTGAcggtgagagaaaaaaaaagtggttGATTAATTAGCGTGAGTTGTATGTAGGGGTGGTAATAGGCTATGGTTCTAGTGGTCTTTTCATAGTCTAATAaaatttttaaattatttattttaaaattatataagattagagctcGGTCTTTTTAAGGCTCGGTTCTTAGATTTTTTAGATCAAAATCTTGACTCTTTACCACCTCTAGTTTTACGTGTGTGTTGGGAATTGGGATtataggccatgtttagttctcatcccgtaaacacaaaaatacaaaattttgcgaaagaatcttgttaatttgaagtactaaatgaagtctatttacaaaactttttgcatggggggctgtaaatcgcgagacgaatctaatgagcatacttaattcataattttgcagcagtgatgctacagtaacattccgctaattattaattaatcatggattaattagtatcattagattcgtctcgcgatttacaatctatctgtgcaaaaagttttgtaaatagacttcatttagtacttcaaattggtaagatttttttgcaaattttttttgaaaaagaactAAACACGCGGCCTGTGTTTGGGAGCCGGGAAGAGGGAAGAATACGCGGTGTCCATGTGCTCTGGACAATCTTTCATCACATTCTATACTAATTGTTTTTACCTTCATGGGGATTGCAGTCGAGATCTACGTGCATGTGCATCGAGAATTTGGTAGCAGCCTGTACATTTTTGTCGGTCGCAGATCGAGCACGTTTTGCTTACTAATGCGCAAACTAATGTACGTCCTGAAATGACTTAAAGAACAAAAAAGGACTCCCGACTCATAAACGTGGGTTGGCTTTACAATTTCTATCTTTCAAACTCCTCTGTGTTTTTTACTTTGAGTATATATAAACACAGGATGTGCAGGCTGATAATCTAAGAAAATCTTTGCTAGATCATAATCATCATCATTAAAAAAAAGATATataagaaggaaaaaaatagaaagaaaaataaaaatagtaaaaataAAGGTATTATGAATATTTGATCTAGTTACATTTAAGCAACTGAGGAAGCTATTTTGCTAAGGCCatatttagtttccaaaaaaatttctacagtacccatcacatcgaatcttcggacatatgcatggagcattaaatgcagttgcaaaaaataactcattacacagtttaactgtaaatgaagagatgaatcttttaagtttagttagtctataattggatattagttgttaaataacaacaaaagaGCTACAGTACAAAACTCCAAAAaaattcgcgaactaaacaagctctaaatatttttcaaatagCTTCAGCTTCATTAAAGAAACTGCTCTActagagaatttagagtcgaAGCTGTTTTTGAGGAGGCGCAACCGGAGCTGGAGCCTAAAATGGAAGTTTGGAGTCGGCTACGCAGGAATCGCTATGCAGTAACGGGCACCTTCGCAGTCCAGTCGATAGAACGAGCGGAGCAAAAACAAGCGCGCGCGGGCGTCGCGACGTTCTCATGCGGAGAGAGGACGCGTACGGGGCAGAGACGGGAACGGTCGTCGGCTTCCCCGTCGCGGCGCCACGGCAGCactcggcgcgccgccgcgtgtAGCCTTGTCCGCCTCTCCCCCTTGTTGCCTTGGAGTTAATTCCCtcaatgccatcaaaatttaagaTAATTTCTTAAATGCCATTAAAATTTAGACCATCCCTTCATTGCCACTGAAATTTTACTCCAATCCCCTCAGTGTCATTCCGTGAGTCAGCTGTTAGATTGACTGTTAAATTAGGTGAAAAAAGACGTTATTGCCCCTGGGCGCCCCCCACCGCTGCGCCACTCTTCCTCCTCACCCGCGGCactcctcctccgccccctGCCACTCCCCCGCCCTGGTTCCCTTCTGCCTGCGTGCGAATCTGGCCGACCGGCGGGGCTCCCGCCGGCCacagggccggccggcggcggggaaagGCGGCATGGCGACCAGCAGGAGCAGGCGGGGCCTGCGGGCACGGTGGCGCGGCCCAGGCTGCGGCCGctgggcgcggaggcggcggccacgcTCGCGGCCGGAGGCCAAGATCACGCGTCGGAGCCCACGACGCTGCTGTCGGAGGGGAGCAGGCTGCGGGCGCCGCCAAGATCACGCGTCGGAGCCACGACGCTGCTCTCGCCGCCGGACAGCAGCGCGTACATCACCACCCCGGCGCTCCACACGTCGGCCTTGGCGCCgtactcgccgccggcgaccacctcGGGGGCCCCGTAGTGGGGCGTCCCCACCAGCCCCTCCGCGCGGCCCAGGCCCCCCGCGCCCACCCACGCCGCGGACCCGAAGTCCgccaggcgcgcgcgcggcgccgccccgcggccgtcctcctcgtcctcgtcctcctcggcggcggcgtcgatgaGGATGTTGTCGGGCTTGACGTTGCGGTGCGCCACCCCGCGGCGGTGGCACAGCGCCAGCGCCTGGGCCAGCTACGCCACGATGGCGGCCGCCACGGGCTCCGTCaccgg
This window contains:
- the LOC120664716 gene encoding protein CHUP1, chloroplastic-like isoform X1, with the translated sequence MESKRAEGITNLLLKIVFPLAFPLAGAFICDLKTNRANRHSSYTDSSESSFQLDQSSGSICKEEEEEEMESTRRASRRLARTESACSTAGRLMISELARQASNAEEVMVVEATQSSSEATASKQLQDDQRMAADEIASLKIMVSALEDRACSIEAQFHEYCDMKEQESAYQKMQIMCLGMKLELLESQNQRLEAAAADIRAAAEEFAAMKGKLDMLQSKFKKIAKRSKQDSDAFCEQILALDTKQSQMARRCEEFEQCMEEMKQLTLQLQEQKAAANNENVEVVVERSLRNLSSGRDLVDGLEALRDRWAAGMEEMIYLGWITAWLQHDLMLIDDDGGSTAYDGDEDAGAVVGGGAYDHDGRKGGRPPPEEEEGKKGETMVAAAAPSNEVELCKAGSVSSSSSSGSAGRPRRSVEVEPQASSCLGFAAAGGRSGGGGDGGGWSIGRPRLLRKLRGWAGTKAGDRGKARCRIAGPSCQK